A DNA window from Rossellomorea marisflavi contains the following coding sequences:
- a CDS encoding lyase family protein, with product MIHLTGRITKEPNDFINQHILEPHFAFELEHLTNHYIEIELVMNREYERLGLINHKERLALDEALKKVDISVIQADPSQNMSDMSFAIEKFVESQLDSCVPVRWHSDRSRNDVQSCAQAMFLKEQVVELEQKVADLIGILINRSQESTKLPLPGKTHYQPAQVITPAFYFLSIVEELTHIRKVLLNVFDYIDQCPLGSGAMAGLEYAWDRQRMAEELGFRKPKDTALASIASKQGILEVAAAQGNLGVLISRLATDLMDWLIDGYIDLPDELSGISSAMPQKKNYPIMERIRGQNAHMISFYTGIALSQKNTPFTNLVETAKEGGKYVGELFHTSKVNLSLMRIVLENISFIEEKMLDDCAKGFFGGFAFANHLTREYDVPNRKAQSIVGEIIRTAIEKGVSPSGVENVLVQEVCHKHGYSIRMDQESILALFSIPHNVNKQTSGSTNPASVEALLHEYLAVNHEIGQRWEKRNHLAKS from the coding sequence TTGATTCATCTAACTGGGAGGATTACGAAGGAACCGAATGACTTTATAAATCAGCATATACTCGAGCCTCACTTTGCCTTCGAATTAGAGCACTTGACTAACCATTACATTGAAATTGAACTCGTCATGAACAGGGAGTACGAAAGGCTGGGATTGATCAATCATAAAGAACGTCTCGCCTTGGATGAGGCATTAAAAAAAGTCGACATCTCTGTCATCCAGGCAGATCCCTCTCAAAATATGTCTGATATGTCGTTTGCGATTGAAAAGTTTGTTGAAAGCCAGTTGGATTCTTGTGTGCCGGTGAGATGGCATAGTGATCGAAGCAGAAATGATGTTCAGAGTTGTGCCCAAGCCATGTTTCTTAAAGAACAGGTGGTTGAACTGGAACAGAAGGTAGCAGATTTGATTGGCATCTTGATTAATCGATCCCAAGAGTCTACCAAGTTGCCTCTACCGGGTAAGACGCATTATCAACCAGCCCAAGTCATTACGCCAGCTTTTTATTTCCTCTCGATCGTTGAAGAATTGACGCATATAAGAAAGGTCCTGCTAAATGTATTCGACTATATTGACCAGTGCCCATTGGGGTCCGGAGCCATGGCTGGATTAGAATATGCATGGGATCGTCAAAGAATGGCCGAGGAGCTGGGTTTTCGTAAGCCTAAAGATACAGCTTTGGCTTCCATTGCTTCGAAACAGGGGATTCTGGAAGTAGCAGCCGCCCAAGGGAACCTGGGCGTACTTATCAGTCGTTTAGCAACAGATCTAATGGACTGGCTTATCGATGGGTACATTGATCTTCCAGATGAGCTTTCCGGTATCTCCTCAGCGATGCCTCAAAAGAAAAATTACCCCATTATGGAGAGGATAAGAGGACAGAATGCCCATATGATCTCGTTCTATACGGGCATAGCACTCTCTCAGAAGAATACCCCTTTCACGAATCTCGTAGAGACGGCTAAAGAGGGAGGGAAATATGTAGGTGAACTTTTCCATACTTCCAAGGTTAATCTCAGCTTAATGAGAATCGTCCTGGAAAATATCTCATTTATAGAAGAAAAAATGCTGGACGACTGTGCTAAAGGATTCTTTGGCGGATTTGCATTTGCTAATCATCTTACGAGAGAATATGACGTTCCGAATCGAAAAGCCCAATCGATCGTAGGTGAAATCATTCGAACAGCTATCGAAAAGGGTGTCTCTCCATCCGGAGTAGAAAACGTATTGGTCCAGGAAGTTTGTCATAAGCATGGATATAGTATCCGAATGGATCAGGAGTCCATTCTAGCATTATTCTCTATTCCTCATAATGTAAACAAGCAGACATCTGGCTCGACTAACCCGGCCAGTGTGGAGGCACTGCTTCATGAATACTTGGCAGTCAATCATGAGATTGGACAAAGATGGGAAAAACGAAATCATTTAGCGAAATCTTAG
- a CDS encoding non-ribosomal peptide synthetase, with translation MTIDTTKYHPLTYYKLKPSFSQERFWVLHNLDPDKPTYTISKVFRFTGAFNLKAWKKSLRELVERHEILRTTFTFEERLYQLIASDQQCDFDYVELSEDLVEEAIKSYIQQPFDLESSNPLFHVKFIKTGMDTHYFLMNIHHILCDGPSLGILLEDLFRLYSSNSQQLKAELPPLEIQFADFAEWERNTVESDRSTSLEFWKENLKGAPSKVDFNKHGESQKVGTGGKTTRFRVPSELQQAVKSVSKANRTTLFTTFITAFTILIYKYTSQEEISIGTPVSLKESKELENVTGLFINSLVIRSHISPLDTFNEHLKKMQEQVYDCFKHKYIPYDTIVKEISPDRDDIHNALFNIMFALHYKAGKPNLTGLEYEEILYDNRTTKLDLSLSAIVSEEEIELEVEYDTSIFNQRYINQLFGQDFMALLTELTKDQDKPIGTLPLAEGRSVITKVNRPAISPVKSEKCIHELIEDRVVNHPHANALTFRNRTLTYQELNEKSNDLAARIVNQIDRGATVGIYMDRSIELILSVLAIIKAGGVYVPLNTEDPLKRTEKMVEKANVSFLLTKHESAERIATINQKTYNVEESELGIGSDFPNLKTLTTTEGMLSIYFTSGSTGEPKGVINHHKGWINRMNGMQQSHQMKIGDAVLQKTLHTFDAFGLEVFWPLMYGGHIHLLEPGEHRNPRAIIDAMKEYRAIFLQVVPSMLNEVVLELTEEDAEALSEHLRFIGSAGEPLTSTLYNEWRKKMNCPVYNTWGPTEASIDVTQYVCTEHDRYNGDILSIGKPLMNNEVYILDEYLHPVSPYVTGDIFVSGIGLSRGYVNDPEKTKQTFLDNPFHEGTIMYRTGDKGYFLESGDIQFVGREDNQVKLRGIRVELDEIERVIMESESVNQCVVKVSENGGGQKLIAYITMLDESEVAIHKVKDELMTKLPMYMLPTHFELMKELPRLSNGKIDRKSLSIPEGKIFQSEELILPRTSKELILCQLMSDLLEHEQIGINSNFFDVGGHSLNAFKLLNRINQEFHTKLPLSFIFKHPTIEMMGKVLDTINNQEWKTSNVISLQKGDQEKRPLYLIHPGGGGIICYYEFVRKMSIPNPIYGIQSIGYEDHVSPLSSIKEMACEYIKGIKKVQPAGPYALAGWSLGGTIAFEIAHQLEEMGDEVDFIGLIDTYPIDCHRDDQQVAQSRKSPLEAWAARLNLTYTENLTDEKKIQLIHTEVKKRKMIPFDATLNETAKVLEIMYCNNLAAEEFFCDYRIHQTLHLFNVSERSEINPIPLVDTNVWAARTTKEVFIHEIDGHHHNLMDKTNVERVAGAFKNILEEQVVTHD, from the coding sequence ATGACGATTGATACAACGAAATATCACCCCCTCACATACTACAAGCTGAAGCCATCATTTTCCCAAGAACGGTTTTGGGTGCTACATAATCTTGATCCTGACAAGCCGACCTATACCATTTCTAAGGTTTTTCGATTCACTGGAGCATTTAATCTTAAAGCCTGGAAGAAAAGTCTGAGGGAATTAGTAGAACGCCACGAAATTCTTCGTACGACATTCACGTTCGAAGAAAGGCTTTATCAACTTATTGCAAGTGACCAGCAATGTGACTTCGACTACGTGGAACTCTCAGAAGACCTAGTAGAAGAAGCCATAAAGAGCTATATTCAACAGCCATTCGATCTTGAAAGCAGTAACCCGCTCTTTCATGTAAAGTTTATTAAGACCGGAATGGATACCCATTACTTCTTGATGAATATCCATCATATTCTCTGTGATGGTCCGTCTTTGGGAATCTTATTAGAAGATTTATTTCGCCTGTACTCATCCAATAGCCAGCAATTAAAAGCTGAATTGCCACCGTTGGAGATTCAATTCGCCGACTTTGCTGAATGGGAGAGGAATACTGTCGAGAGTGATCGATCGACTTCATTGGAGTTTTGGAAAGAGAACCTTAAGGGAGCCCCTTCCAAGGTCGACTTCAATAAACATGGGGAAAGCCAGAAGGTGGGCACGGGTGGGAAAACGACCAGGTTTAGGGTTCCAAGTGAACTGCAACAAGCCGTGAAATCTGTATCTAAAGCCAACCGAACCACCCTTTTCACCACCTTCATCACTGCATTTACCATCCTGATATACAAGTACACCTCACAGGAAGAGATCAGTATTGGAACACCCGTGAGTCTAAAAGAGAGCAAGGAGCTAGAGAACGTTACGGGATTATTCATCAATTCACTGGTTATTCGCTCTCATATATCGCCCCTCGATACGTTCAATGAACATCTAAAAAAAATGCAGGAACAAGTCTACGACTGTTTTAAACACAAGTATATTCCTTATGACACGATCGTGAAGGAAATCAGTCCTGACAGAGATGATATTCATAACGCTCTATTCAATATAATGTTCGCTCTCCATTACAAAGCTGGCAAACCAAATCTTACAGGTCTGGAGTACGAAGAAATCCTATATGACAACCGAACGACAAAGCTAGATTTGTCTTTGTCTGCAATCGTCAGCGAAGAGGAAATCGAACTTGAAGTCGAGTATGACACCAGCATCTTTAATCAAAGATATATCAACCAGTTGTTTGGACAGGACTTCATGGCTCTCTTAACAGAGCTCACAAAGGATCAAGACAAGCCTATAGGGACCCTTCCATTGGCAGAAGGAAGGTCGGTTATCACGAAAGTGAACCGCCCAGCCATTTCTCCAGTCAAATCGGAGAAATGTATCCACGAGCTGATTGAAGATCGGGTGGTCAATCATCCCCATGCCAATGCGCTTACATTTAGGAATCGAACGTTGACTTATCAAGAGTTAAATGAGAAGTCCAACGACTTAGCAGCTCGAATAGTTAATCAGATTGATCGAGGAGCTACGGTAGGGATATACATGGACCGCTCGATAGAGTTGATCCTCTCCGTTCTTGCCATAATAAAAGCAGGTGGCGTTTATGTACCTCTAAATACAGAGGATCCTCTTAAAAGAACGGAGAAAATGGTGGAAAAGGCAAACGTATCATTCCTCTTAACGAAACATGAAAGTGCTGAGCGGATAGCTACCATCAATCAGAAAACCTATAATGTTGAAGAATCTGAACTGGGGATTGGTTCTGATTTCCCTAATCTCAAGACATTGACTACTACTGAAGGAATGCTCTCTATTTACTTCACATCCGGATCAACGGGAGAACCAAAGGGGGTAATCAATCATCACAAAGGTTGGATTAACAGAATGAACGGGATGCAGCAAAGCCATCAGATGAAAATCGGCGATGCGGTCTTGCAGAAGACGTTGCACACATTTGATGCCTTTGGTCTGGAAGTGTTTTGGCCGTTGATGTATGGCGGACACATCCATTTACTTGAACCTGGAGAACATCGTAATCCACGAGCAATTATTGATGCTATGAAGGAGTATAGAGCAATCTTCCTTCAAGTGGTACCGAGCATGCTGAATGAAGTGGTCTTGGAGTTGACTGAAGAGGATGCCGAAGCGTTAAGTGAGCATCTTAGATTCATTGGGAGTGCTGGTGAACCTCTGACATCCACTTTGTACAATGAGTGGAGAAAAAAAATGAACTGTCCAGTCTATAACACATGGGGTCCCACTGAAGCATCCATAGATGTCACCCAATATGTTTGCACAGAACATGATCGGTATAACGGTGACATCCTTTCAATCGGTAAACCGTTAATGAATAACGAGGTATACATCTTAGATGAATACCTCCATCCGGTCTCACCTTATGTCACAGGAGACATTTTTGTATCGGGAATAGGTTTGAGCAGGGGCTATGTGAATGATCCTGAAAAAACTAAGCAAACATTCCTTGACAACCCTTTTCATGAAGGAACGATCATGTACCGGACAGGGGATAAAGGATACTTTTTAGAAAGCGGTGACATTCAGTTTGTAGGTCGTGAAGATAACCAGGTCAAATTGAGGGGCATAAGGGTCGAGCTGGATGAAATTGAACGGGTCATAATGGAGAGCGAAAGCGTCAATCAATGTGTGGTGAAGGTGTCTGAGAATGGTGGAGGGCAGAAGCTTATTGCCTATATCACCATGCTTGATGAGAGCGAGGTAGCTATACATAAGGTGAAGGATGAGCTGATGACGAAACTCCCTATGTATATGCTACCCACACATTTTGAACTGATGAAAGAATTGCCTCGCCTATCAAATGGGAAAATCGACAGAAAATCACTCTCTATTCCGGAAGGGAAGATCTTTCAAAGTGAGGAACTGATTCTCCCTAGGACCAGCAAGGAGCTCATTCTTTGCCAATTAATGAGTGATTTGCTAGAACATGAACAGATCGGAATCAATAGTAATTTCTTCGATGTAGGTGGGCATTCCCTTAACGCTTTCAAACTATTGAATCGAATTAATCAAGAATTCCATACCAAGCTACCTCTGAGCTTCATCTTTAAACATCCTACCATCGAAATGATGGGGAAGGTGCTGGACACTATTAATAATCAGGAATGGAAGACTTCCAATGTGATCTCTTTACAAAAGGGTGACCAAGAAAAACGACCGCTCTACTTAATCCATCCAGGTGGTGGGGGAATCATCTGTTATTACGAGTTTGTGAGGAAAATGAGTATACCGAATCCGATTTATGGTATTCAATCCATTGGCTATGAAGATCATGTATCCCCATTGTCGTCAATTAAGGAAATGGCGTGTGAGTATATAAAGGGGATAAAGAAGGTGCAACCAGCAGGACCCTATGCCCTGGCAGGATGGTCATTAGGCGGGACGATTGCATTTGAAATCGCTCATCAACTGGAAGAGATGGGTGACGAGGTCGATTTTATCGGGCTGATTGACACCTATCCCATTGATTGTCATCGAGATGACCAACAAGTGGCTCAGTCGCGTAAATCTCCTCTAGAGGCATGGGCGGCACGATTAAATCTAACGTATACGGAGAACCTTACCGATGAGAAAAAAATCCAACTCATTCACACAGAGGTTAAAAAGAGAAAGATGATTCCATTCGATGCGACGCTGAATGAGACGGCTAAAGTGTTAGAAATTATGTATTGCAACAATTTAGCGGCAGAGGAATTTTTCTGTGATTATCGTATTCATCAAACACTACACTTGTTCAATGTAAGTGAACGATCGGAAATCAATCCGATTCCCCTGGTGGATACAAATGTGTGGGCAGCCCGGACAACAAAGGAAGTATTCATCCATGAAATAGATGGCCATCATCATAATCTCATGGACAAAACGAACGTAGAAAGAGTTGCGGGAGCATTTAAAAATATATTGGAAGAACAGGTGGTTACACATGATTGA
- a CDS encoding kinase has protein sequence MRTDMLKTPDRLELRGVGISSGTFGELLQGVLTNGKPFLVTLPINRYSKATFKPDLLSDTIEVHPSFKLKAKRLCERILVEHNLPLGGTLTVESTIPIGKGLASSSADLVAVSRAIESAYDFTMDINTLQRYLADIEPTDGVMYSSIVSYYHREAKLKDHIGPLPSLTIVSHDEGGEINTIEFNKRHQPYESSHKEEYDRLLKDLIHAIQEKDLKGIGEVTTRSAILHQTIAPKKTLYQMMKINEEVNGLGVVIAHSGTYIGVLLSQEDEGYYRKLKMAKERVCQLTGQVQVMHTITKEECPSGY, from the coding sequence GTGCGGACTGACATGTTAAAAACTCCCGACCGGCTGGAGCTCAGAGGAGTCGGTATCTCTAGCGGGACTTTTGGAGAGTTATTGCAAGGGGTATTGACCAATGGCAAGCCTTTCTTGGTAACACTCCCGATTAACCGCTACTCAAAAGCCACGTTCAAACCTGACCTTTTGAGTGACACGATTGAGGTCCACCCCTCGTTCAAACTCAAGGCTAAAAGGCTGTGCGAGAGAATTTTGGTCGAACATAACCTCCCGCTTGGAGGTACCCTTACGGTTGAAAGTACGATTCCAATCGGAAAAGGTCTGGCAAGTTCCTCAGCAGATTTAGTCGCGGTGTCCAGGGCGATTGAGTCAGCCTATGACTTCACAATGGACATTAATACCTTGCAACGCTACCTTGCTGATATTGAACCAACTGATGGTGTGATGTATTCATCCATTGTTTCCTACTACCATAGAGAAGCAAAGTTAAAAGACCACATAGGTCCACTGCCATCTCTGACCATTGTGTCGCATGATGAAGGTGGAGAAATCAATACGATTGAATTTAACAAGAGGCATCAACCATATGAATCCAGTCATAAAGAAGAATACGATCGGTTGCTTAAGGACTTGATTCATGCCATTCAAGAGAAGGATCTTAAAGGTATAGGTGAAGTAACCACGAGGAGTGCCATCCTTCACCAAACCATCGCACCAAAAAAAACGTTGTACCAAATGATGAAGATCAATGAAGAAGTGAATGGCCTAGGCGTTGTAATAGCTCATAGCGGCACCTACATAGGTGTCCTGCTCTCTCAAGAGGACGAGGGATACTACAGGAAGCTTAAAATGGCTAAAGAACGGGTTTGTCAACTTACCGGCCAGGTTCAGGTGATGCACACGATTACGAAGGAGGAGTGCCCAAGTGGCTACTAA
- a CDS encoding GntG family PLP-dependent aldolase → MIELRSDTFSLPSKEMLDSISKAILGDDVYSQDMTVKELESRAAELLGKEDAILMPSGTMANLASILAHCPRGSKVIVGDKSDIYIYEAGGASVCGGVMYEPVPTESDGILKLHNVEKAFPQDQDDPQFALPSLICIENPSNRTGGNILPLSYLEELSLFAKEKKVPLHMDGARIFNASFAMDVPAAHIAKYADSVQFCLSKGLSAPVGSMVAGTRAFIQKVRRIRKMLGGGMRQAGVIAAPGIVALENMEATLEQDHLKAKMLADQLSMVEEIILQPNVEINMVFFRLRGEYTTNKFISTCSMFGLNIDELEPGVIRAVIHRNISDEDILDTVEIIKRAIPLSMAERSVYG, encoded by the coding sequence ATGATTGAATTAAGAAGTGATACGTTCTCATTACCAAGTAAAGAAATGCTGGATTCGATTAGCAAGGCAATTTTAGGAGACGATGTCTATAGTCAGGACATGACCGTGAAGGAATTAGAGAGCAGAGCAGCTGAATTACTGGGTAAGGAAGACGCGATTCTTATGCCGTCTGGAACAATGGCGAATCTTGCCTCTATCCTTGCCCATTGCCCGAGGGGATCAAAAGTGATTGTTGGAGACAAATCAGATATATACATCTATGAGGCGGGAGGTGCTTCCGTTTGTGGGGGAGTCATGTATGAGCCCGTTCCAACAGAGTCAGATGGAATCTTGAAATTACACAATGTAGAGAAGGCATTTCCTCAGGATCAAGACGATCCACAGTTTGCACTTCCCTCGCTTATATGCATTGAGAACCCAAGTAATCGGACTGGGGGGAATATCCTGCCTCTCTCGTATTTGGAGGAACTATCTTTATTCGCAAAGGAGAAGAAGGTACCCCTTCATATGGATGGAGCGAGAATTTTCAATGCTTCGTTTGCAATGGACGTGCCCGCAGCTCATATCGCAAAGTATGCAGACTCAGTCCAATTCTGTTTGTCCAAAGGTCTCTCAGCTCCTGTGGGGTCGATGGTTGCAGGAACTCGCGCGTTCATTCAAAAGGTTAGAAGGATCAGAAAAATGTTGGGCGGCGGGATGAGACAAGCTGGAGTTATTGCGGCGCCTGGAATCGTCGCTCTAGAAAACATGGAAGCTACATTGGAGCAAGATCATCTGAAAGCTAAAATGCTTGCAGATCAATTAAGTATGGTGGAGGAAATAATCCTTCAACCAAATGTGGAAATTAATATGGTTTTTTTCAGATTGAGAGGAGAATATACAACCAATAAATTCATCAGCACCTGTTCCATGTTCGGCCTCAACATTGATGAGTTGGAACCAGGTGTGATCAGGGCTGTCATTCATCGAAATATTAGTGATGAAGATATTTTGGATACGGTTGAAATTATTAAGAGGGCTATTCCATTATCAATGGCAGAGAGGAGCGTATACGGTTGA